In Bacteroidia bacterium, a genomic segment contains:
- a CDS encoding glycosyltransferase family 2 protein yields the protein MVWLACLVLGFLVVRALVVLVNVMTRPVMKATPPVGMALPRISFLVPARNEAANLPNLFAQVRGLNYPDYELIVLDDHSEDDTAAIVADEARTDHRVKLLSGKTLPPDWLGKNFACHQLAQAASGEYFLFLDADIAELTPGLAQLALAEMQQRKLALLSIFPDQILGTLGERLVVPLMHYILLSLLPLWAIFRFRFSSLAAANGQFMFFEAGSYRQYCWHEKVRGIIVEDIAIMQEVKKNGLKGMTFVANGWIRCRMYRSFGEAMAGFSKNILAGFGNSIAGLIVFLFLVYFAWAGLVFYLPGKFLLAGLLLILLIRAGISVLAKQNIGLNLLLHPLQMIILVIISLESVKRRISGKNEWKGRNVAKNL from the coding sequence ATGGTTTGGCTCGCTTGCCTGGTTTTGGGATTTCTCGTTGTGCGCGCACTCGTTGTGCTGGTCAATGTGATGACCCGACCCGTGATGAAGGCCACGCCTCCTGTGGGTATGGCGCTTCCGCGCATTTCTTTTCTTGTGCCGGCCCGCAATGAGGCGGCAAATCTGCCTAATCTCTTCGCTCAGGTCCGGGGACTCAATTATCCTGACTACGAACTCATTGTCCTGGACGACCACTCGGAAGACGATACCGCCGCGATTGTTGCCGATGAAGCGCGTACAGATCATCGGGTGAAACTGCTCTCCGGCAAAACGCTGCCGCCTGACTGGCTGGGCAAAAACTTTGCCTGCCACCAACTCGCGCAGGCTGCTTCCGGTGAGTATTTTTTGTTTCTCGATGCCGATATCGCCGAGCTTACCCCCGGCCTCGCACAACTGGCTCTGGCCGAAATGCAACAGCGGAAACTGGCGCTTCTTTCTATTTTTCCCGATCAGATTCTGGGTACTTTGGGCGAACGCCTGGTTGTGCCGCTGATGCACTATATTTTGCTTTCGCTCTTGCCGCTGTGGGCTATTTTCAGGTTTCGCTTTTCTTCTCTCGCTGCGGCCAACGGGCAGTTTATGTTCTTTGAGGCGGGTAGCTACAGGCAGTATTGCTGGCATGAAAAGGTAAGGGGTATCATCGTTGAGGATATCGCCATTATGCAGGAGGTGAAAAAAAACGGCCTGAAGGGTATGACTTTTGTCGCGAATGGCTGGATAAGGTGCCGGATGTATCGTAGCTTTGGCGAAGCAATGGCCGGTTTTAGCAAAAATATTCTGGCAGGTTTTGGAAACAGTATCGCCGGACTGATAGTTTTTCTTTTTTTGGTTTATTTTGCCTGGGCCGGGTTAGTATTTTATTTGCCCGGGAAATTTTTGCTCGCAGGTTTATTGTTGATATTGTTGATCCGTGCAGGAATTTCAGTTCTTGCCAAACAAAATATAGGCTTAAATCTTCTCCTTCACCCGCTTCAAATGATCATTCTGGTGATCATCAG